The Candidatus Wallbacteria bacterium genome contains a region encoding:
- a CDS encoding PIN domain-containing protein: MKDKLFLDTNILVYLANEDADNHEEVKTAFSRIMKEAELWISTQVLREYAVVMTRTGYLKRALKPSEAVEDIEKWLKIFKIAGESPETTAILLNLIKKYDLKGKRIHDANIVASMIETGIKKIFTYNRADFAIFKEIKIIKN, from the coding sequence ATGAAAGATAAGCTGTTTCTCGATACCAATATTCTTGTTTATCTGGCCAACGAAGATGCGGACAATCATGAAGAAGTTAAAACAGCCTTCAGCAGAATAATGAAAGAAGCTGAACTGTGGATTTCGACTCAGGTATTGCGGGAATATGCAGTTGTCATGACAAGAACTGGATATCTCAAGCGTGCATTAAAACCGTCTGAAGCTGTGGAAGACATTGAAAAATGGCTGAAAATTTTCAAGATTGCCGGAGAAAGCCCGGAAACTACCGCTATTTTGCTTAACCTGATTAAGAAGTACGATCTGAAAGGCAAACGGATTCACGATGCCAATATCGTAGCTTCAATGATAGAAACAGGGATCAAGAAGATTTTCACTTATAATCGGGCCGATTTTGCAATTTTCAAGGAAATCAAGATAATTAAAAATTGA
- a CDS encoding cupin domain-containing protein produces the protein MEIVPRSQQKPYPQIYLKEAHSSLEIIGSSNSQLKKVSIREITIPPGKKILAHFHKENEEVYYLIFGLVMVTVDNESIEIRRFDAVPVSAGQVHSIENKGSSEAVILEIGSSSAWQEDVHFPK, from the coding sequence ATGGAAATAGTCCCGCGCTCACAGCAGAAACCCTATCCTCAGATCTATCTGAAGGAAGCCCATTCTTCCCTGGAAATCATCGGCAGCAGCAACAGCCAGCTGAAAAAAGTCAGCATCCGCGAAATCACAATTCCACCGGGTAAAAAAATCCTCGCTCATTTTCACAAGGAAAACGAAGAAGTGTATTATCTGATCTTCGGACTGGTGATGGTGACAGTTGATAATGAGAGCATAGAGATCCGCCGCTTCGACGCAGTCCCTGTCTCAGCCGGACAGGTTCACAGCATCGAAAACAAAGGCAGCAGCGAAGCCGTGATCCTGGAAATCGGCAGCAGCTCAGCCTGGCAGGAAGACGTGCATTTCCCGAAATAG